In Piliocolobus tephrosceles isolate RC106 chromosome 10, ASM277652v3, whole genome shotgun sequence, a single window of DNA contains:
- the LTBR gene encoding tumor necrosis factor receptor superfamily member 3 isoform X2, whose translation MRRPWATSAPGLAWGPLVLGLFGLLAASQPQVPPYGSENQTCRDQEKEYYEPRHRICCSRCPPGTYVSAKCSRSRDTVCATCAENSYNEHWNYLTICQLCRPCDPVMGLEETAPCTSKRKTQCRCQPGMFCAAWALECTHCELLSDCPPGTEAELKDEVGKGNNHCVPCKAGHFQNTSSPSARCQPHTRCEDQGLVEAAPGTAQSDTTCRNPSESLPPEMSGTMLMLALLLPLAFFLLLATIFACIWKSHPSLCRKLGSLLKRRPQGEGPNPVAAGWDPPKANPHFPDLVEPLLPISGDVSPVSTGLPTALVLEEGVPQQQSPLDLTREPQLEPGEQNQVAHGTNGIHVTGGSMTITGNIYIYNGPVLGGPPGPGDLPATPDPPYPIPEEGDPGPPGLSTPHQEDGKAWHLAETEHCGATPSNRGPRSQFITYD comes from the exons ATGCGCCGGCCTTGGGCCACCTCTGCCCCCGGCCTGGCCTGGGGGCCTCTGGTGCTGGGCCTCTTCGGGCTCCTGGCAGCATCCCAGCCCCAG GTGCCTCCATACGGGTCGGAGAACCAGACCTGCAGGGACCAGGAAAAGGAATACTACGAGCCCAGGCACCGCATCTGCTGCTCCCGCTGCCCGCCAG GCACCTATGTCTCAGCTAAATGTAGCCGCAGCCGGGACACAGTTTGTGCCACATGTGCCGAAAATTCCTACAACGAGCACTGGAACTACCTGACCATCTGCCAGCTGTGCCGCCCCTGTGACCCAG TGATGGGCCTCGAGGAGACTGCCCCCTGCACAAGCAAACGGAAGACCCAGTGCCGCTGCCAGCCGGGAATGTTCTGTGCTGCCTGGGCCCTCGAGTGTACACACTGCGAGCTACTTTCTGACTGCCCGCCTGGCACTGAAGCCGAGCTCAAAG ATGAAGTTGGGAAGGGTAACAACCACTGCGTCCCCTGCAAGGCAGGACACTTCCAGAATACCTCCTCCCCCAGCGCCCGCTGCCAGCCCCACACCAG GTGTGAGGACCAAGGTCTGGTGGAAGCAGCTCCAGGCACTGCCCAGTCTGACACAACCTGCAGAAATCCATCAGAGTCGCTGCCCCCAGAGATGTCAG GAACCATGCTGATGCTGGCCCTCCTGCTGCCGCTGGCCTTCTTTCTGCTCCTTGCCACCATCTTTGCCTGCATCTGGAAGAGCCACCCTTCTCTCTGCAGGAAACTGG GATCGCTGCTCAAGAGGCGTCCACAG GGAGAGGGACCTAATCCTGTAGCTGCAGGCTGGGACCCTCCAAAGGCCAATCCACACTTCCCTGACCTGGTAGAGCCACTGCTACCCATCTCTGGAGATGTTTCCCCAGTATCCACTGGGCTTCCCACAGCCCTAGTTTTGGAGGAAGGGGTGCCGCAACAGCAGAGTCCTCTGGACCTGACCAGGGAGCCGCAGTTGGAACCTGGGGAGCAGAACCAGGTGGCCCACG GTACCAATGGCATTCATGTCACTGGCGGGTCCATGACGATCACTGGCAACATCTACATCTACAATGGACCAGTACTGGGGGGACCACCGGGTCCTGGAGATCTCCCAGCTACCCCCGACCCTCCATACCCCATTCCCGAAGAGGGGGACCCTGGCCCTCCCGGGCTCTCTACACCCCACCAGGAAGATGGCAAGGCTTGGCACCTGGCGGAGACAGAGCACTGTGGTGCCACGCCCTCTAACAGGGGCCCAAGGAGCCAATTTATCACCTATGACTGA
- the LTBR gene encoding tumor necrosis factor receptor superfamily member 3 isoform X1, producing MRRPWATSAPGLAWGPLVLGLFGLLAASQPQVVPPYGSENQTCRDQEKEYYEPRHRICCSRCPPGTYVSAKCSRSRDTVCATCAENSYNEHWNYLTICQLCRPCDPVMGLEETAPCTSKRKTQCRCQPGMFCAAWALECTHCELLSDCPPGTEAELKDEVGKGNNHCVPCKAGHFQNTSSPSARCQPHTRCEDQGLVEAAPGTAQSDTTCRNPSESLPPEMSGTMLMLALLLPLAFFLLLATIFACIWKSHPSLCRKLGSLLKRRPQGEGPNPVAAGWDPPKANPHFPDLVEPLLPISGDVSPVSTGLPTALVLEEGVPQQQSPLDLTREPQLEPGEQNQVAHGTNGIHVTGGSMTITGNIYIYNGPVLGGPPGPGDLPATPDPPYPIPEEGDPGPPGLSTPHQEDGKAWHLAETEHCGATPSNRGPRSQFITYD from the exons ATGCGCCGGCCTTGGGCCACCTCTGCCCCCGGCCTGGCCTGGGGGCCTCTGGTGCTGGGCCTCTTCGGGCTCCTGGCAGCATCCCAGCCCCAGGTG GTGCCTCCATACGGGTCGGAGAACCAGACCTGCAGGGACCAGGAAAAGGAATACTACGAGCCCAGGCACCGCATCTGCTGCTCCCGCTGCCCGCCAG GCACCTATGTCTCAGCTAAATGTAGCCGCAGCCGGGACACAGTTTGTGCCACATGTGCCGAAAATTCCTACAACGAGCACTGGAACTACCTGACCATCTGCCAGCTGTGCCGCCCCTGTGACCCAG TGATGGGCCTCGAGGAGACTGCCCCCTGCACAAGCAAACGGAAGACCCAGTGCCGCTGCCAGCCGGGAATGTTCTGTGCTGCCTGGGCCCTCGAGTGTACACACTGCGAGCTACTTTCTGACTGCCCGCCTGGCACTGAAGCCGAGCTCAAAG ATGAAGTTGGGAAGGGTAACAACCACTGCGTCCCCTGCAAGGCAGGACACTTCCAGAATACCTCCTCCCCCAGCGCCCGCTGCCAGCCCCACACCAG GTGTGAGGACCAAGGTCTGGTGGAAGCAGCTCCAGGCACTGCCCAGTCTGACACAACCTGCAGAAATCCATCAGAGTCGCTGCCCCCAGAGATGTCAG GAACCATGCTGATGCTGGCCCTCCTGCTGCCGCTGGCCTTCTTTCTGCTCCTTGCCACCATCTTTGCCTGCATCTGGAAGAGCCACCCTTCTCTCTGCAGGAAACTGG GATCGCTGCTCAAGAGGCGTCCACAG GGAGAGGGACCTAATCCTGTAGCTGCAGGCTGGGACCCTCCAAAGGCCAATCCACACTTCCCTGACCTGGTAGAGCCACTGCTACCCATCTCTGGAGATGTTTCCCCAGTATCCACTGGGCTTCCCACAGCCCTAGTTTTGGAGGAAGGGGTGCCGCAACAGCAGAGTCCTCTGGACCTGACCAGGGAGCCGCAGTTGGAACCTGGGGAGCAGAACCAGGTGGCCCACG GTACCAATGGCATTCATGTCACTGGCGGGTCCATGACGATCACTGGCAACATCTACATCTACAATGGACCAGTACTGGGGGGACCACCGGGTCCTGGAGATCTCCCAGCTACCCCCGACCCTCCATACCCCATTCCCGAAGAGGGGGACCCTGGCCCTCCCGGGCTCTCTACACCCCACCAGGAAGATGGCAAGGCTTGGCACCTGGCGGAGACAGAGCACTGTGGTGCCACGCCCTCTAACAGGGGCCCAAGGAGCCAATTTATCACCTATGACTGA